In the Kribbella sp. NBC_00482 genome, one interval contains:
- a CDS encoding ABC transporter permease, with product MTATVTAPETREVARRVPIIRGYRFELVKLLTQWRVRVLMIACWLAPGVFVAVISQQASLPVDTLFGRWMHATGWAGPLVLLGFSGSWALPLLTSLIAGDVFASEDRLGTWRHLLVAVRSPRRIFVSKALSSLTVILVLVIGLVVSSTISGLLVVGNRQMIGLDGHLVSPGSAAGTVLLAWLCALAPTLALAAIGLLGSVALGRSPMGLLLPAVVALAMQIVQQLPVPVAFRLALPGYAFISWNGLFTSPAQVGPLLIGVIVSLVWALVATGLAYFIFVRRDFTNPTHDGSGRLALTAGLLPLVVLLGVTTAAIAPVTGFGSGIDQDKVQRAVAVEFAHLYRLQTKQLNRADVTEEQLQSAAECTKGGDQVAARGPGNDWRCVVSWHIPGVQAAGSAIYQLDINPLGRYVSDGDGPKEVNGFFLVRTSSGDEPNPLWQFDGNIELLPAN from the coding sequence ATGACGGCCACCGTGACTGCCCCCGAGACCCGTGAGGTCGCCCGCCGGGTGCCGATCATCCGCGGGTACCGCTTCGAGCTCGTCAAGCTGCTCACGCAGTGGCGGGTCCGCGTGCTGATGATCGCGTGCTGGCTGGCGCCCGGGGTCTTCGTCGCCGTCATCAGCCAGCAGGCTTCGCTACCGGTCGACACACTGTTCGGTCGCTGGATGCACGCCACCGGATGGGCTGGTCCGCTTGTCCTGCTGGGCTTCTCCGGTTCCTGGGCATTGCCGTTGCTGACCTCGTTGATCGCCGGTGACGTGTTCGCGTCCGAGGATCGCCTCGGCACCTGGCGGCATCTGCTGGTGGCGGTCCGGTCGCCGCGCCGGATCTTCGTCTCGAAGGCACTGTCCAGCCTGACCGTGATCCTCGTACTGGTGATCGGCCTGGTCGTGTCGAGCACGATCAGCGGCCTGCTGGTCGTCGGCAACCGGCAGATGATCGGCCTTGACGGTCACCTGGTCTCACCGGGAAGCGCGGCCGGCACGGTCCTCCTCGCCTGGCTGTGCGCTCTCGCACCGACTCTCGCGCTTGCCGCGATCGGTTTGCTCGGATCGGTCGCGCTCGGCCGATCGCCGATGGGCCTGCTGCTCCCGGCGGTCGTGGCTCTCGCGATGCAGATCGTGCAGCAGCTACCGGTCCCGGTCGCCTTCCGCCTCGCGCTTCCCGGCTACGCGTTCATCAGCTGGAACGGCCTCTTCACCAGTCCGGCGCAGGTCGGCCCGCTCCTGATCGGTGTGATCGTCAGCCTGGTCTGGGCTCTTGTAGCGACCGGCCTCGCGTACTTCATCTTCGTACGCCGTGACTTCACCAACCCGACCCACGACGGTTCCGGTCGCCTCGCGTTGACGGCCGGCCTACTGCCCCTCGTCGTACTGCTCGGCGTAACCACCGCGGCCATCGCTCCGGTGACCGGCTTCGGATCGGGGATCGATCAGGACAAGGTGCAACGAGCAGTCGCGGTCGAGTTCGCGCACCTGTACCGGCTGCAGACCAAGCAGCTGAACCGGGCCGACGTGACCGAGGAACAACTGCAGAGCGCCGCGGAGTGCACCAAGGGCGGCGACCAGGTCGCCGCGCGCGGGCCCGGCAACGACTGGCGCTGCGTCGTGAGCTGGCACATCCCTGGAGTGCAAGCGGCCGGCTCGGCGATCTACCAACTCGACATCAACCCACTCGGTCGGTACGTGTCCGACGGGGACGGACCGAAAGAAGTGAACGGCTTCTTCCTGGTCCGCACCTCGTCCGGGGACGAACCGAACCCCCTGTGGCAGTTCGACGGCAACATCGAACTGCTACCTGCCAACTGA
- a CDS encoding ABC transporter ATP-binding protein has translation MDAPPSVRARGITKYFGEVVALDSVDLDVAPGQIHGLVGPNGAGKTTLLGLLLGLAVPDRGDLEILGTPVGRALAVPEGVAGFVDGPGLYPSMTAKQNLAALAQLRGDRTMNIDDAIDQVGLTDVADDRVRGFSLGMRQRLGLAAALLTRPRLLILDEPSNGLDPAGKKHVYGVLTRLAADGTAVMLSSHRMDDVEALCSEVTILSTGRVAFSGPISKLASEDSELDYRVLTSDPAAARRIARETKGIRLREQDAVQEGVELLVISAAVPALDEFVKRLVRDDIAVRELAPVISPLEAAFLALTEQQETN, from the coding sequence ATGGACGCACCGCCCTCTGTCCGTGCCCGCGGCATCACCAAGTATTTCGGTGAGGTCGTCGCACTCGACAGCGTCGACCTCGACGTCGCACCCGGCCAGATCCACGGCCTGGTGGGACCCAACGGAGCCGGCAAGACCACGCTCCTCGGTCTGCTGCTCGGCCTCGCCGTCCCCGATCGCGGCGACCTGGAGATCCTCGGTACGCCGGTCGGCCGCGCGCTCGCCGTCCCCGAAGGCGTCGCCGGCTTCGTCGACGGCCCCGGCCTGTACCCGTCGATGACCGCGAAGCAGAACCTGGCCGCCCTGGCCCAGTTGCGCGGTGACCGCACGATGAACATCGACGACGCAATCGACCAGGTCGGCCTGACCGACGTCGCCGACGACCGGGTCCGCGGGTTCTCGCTCGGCATGCGTCAGCGCCTCGGCCTCGCCGCCGCACTGCTCACCAGGCCGCGGCTGCTGATCCTCGACGAACCGTCCAACGGCCTCGACCCGGCCGGCAAGAAGCACGTGTACGGCGTACTCACCCGGCTGGCCGCGGACGGTACGGCGGTGATGCTGTCGAGCCACCGGATGGACGACGTGGAAGCGCTCTGCTCCGAAGTGACGATCCTGTCGACCGGACGCGTCGCGTTCTCCGGCCCGATCAGCAAGCTGGCCTCGGAGGACAGCGAACTCGACTACCGCGTCCTCACCTCCGACCCGGCAGCGGCCCGTCGGATTGCCCGCGAGACCAAGGGCATTCGGCTCCGCGAACAGGACGCCGTACAGGAAGGTGTCGAGCTGCTGGTGATCTCGGCGGCGGTGCCGGCGCTGGACGAGTTCGTGAAGCGGCTCGTCCGCGACGACATCGCTGTCCGCGAACTCGCGCCGGTGATCTCGCCACTCGAGGCCGCCTTCCTTGCCCTCACCGAGCAGCAGGAGACCAACTGA
- a CDS encoding ABC transporter ATP-binding protein encodes MRSLRILWLWLSTSFRAAPGLMAISTVLVAARAITAPTQTYGVSRLVDGIASDTSSTIALGIGIIVGGLAVSFFADGLGWPLQDTAQERMAGRVHADLLDVTTGIPGLSHHERPDVADRLELVREKAWRMGVGAEVLLWAFATVTNTATVLTLLGSVHPLLLVLPLLGGARIWSAYLSSTRQSKAWEESMPQERLVDRLIEVAKDPRTGLELRVFGLGKVLLDRIFTLQTQRFDRRVEAARWGGKVDGSVRLVFGLAYAAAIVWVVARARNGQASAGDVVLVLLLAPQVDQMTGGIAQNVYWVGEVVRSFGRYDWLREYAKQNSWKSSVTSAPDRITTGIELRNVGFSYPGSDSAVLSDLNLSVPAGSAVALVGENGAGKTTLVKLLARMYDPTTGQILVDGVDVATIQPDAWRSQLSAGFQDFVKFEFTAREVVGIGDIERADDEDAVRAAVVRGDAESVIAGLPRGLDSQLGKKFTDGVELSGGQWQRLALARAFMRERPLLLLLDEPTAALDPEAEHRLYEQYASAAKIAATETGGITVLVSHRFSTVRMADLIVVLHRGRVEEVGTHEDLLAAGGRYAELFELQARAYR; translated from the coding sequence ATGCGTAGCCTGCGGATCCTCTGGCTGTGGTTGTCCACGTCCTTCCGGGCAGCGCCCGGGCTGATGGCGATCTCGACCGTGCTGGTCGCGGCCCGCGCGATCACCGCACCGACCCAGACGTACGGCGTGAGCCGGCTGGTCGACGGGATCGCGTCGGACACGTCGAGCACGATCGCGCTGGGCATCGGCATCATCGTCGGCGGTCTCGCGGTGTCGTTCTTCGCGGACGGCCTCGGGTGGCCGCTCCAGGACACCGCGCAGGAGCGGATGGCAGGCCGGGTGCACGCCGATCTGCTCGATGTGACGACAGGCATTCCCGGGCTGTCGCATCACGAGCGGCCCGATGTCGCGGACCGGCTGGAGCTGGTCCGCGAGAAGGCGTGGCGGATGGGCGTCGGCGCCGAGGTGCTGTTGTGGGCGTTCGCCACGGTGACGAACACCGCGACCGTGCTGACACTGCTCGGATCGGTGCATCCGTTGTTGCTCGTGCTTCCGTTGCTGGGCGGTGCGCGGATCTGGTCGGCGTACCTGAGCAGCACGCGGCAGAGCAAGGCGTGGGAGGAGTCGATGCCGCAGGAGCGGCTCGTCGACCGGTTGATCGAGGTGGCGAAGGATCCGCGGACCGGTCTGGAGCTGCGCGTGTTCGGGCTCGGAAAGGTCTTGCTGGACAGGATCTTCACGTTGCAGACGCAGCGGTTCGACCGCCGGGTCGAGGCCGCGCGCTGGGGCGGGAAGGTGGACGGCTCGGTGCGGCTCGTGTTCGGTCTCGCGTACGCCGCCGCGATCGTCTGGGTCGTCGCGCGGGCGCGGAACGGGCAGGCGTCCGCGGGAGACGTCGTACTCGTGCTGCTGCTGGCGCCGCAGGTCGATCAGATGACCGGCGGTATCGCCCAGAACGTGTACTGGGTCGGTGAGGTCGTGCGCAGCTTCGGGCGGTACGACTGGTTGCGCGAGTACGCGAAGCAGAACTCGTGGAAGTCCAGCGTCACGTCGGCGCCGGACCGGATCACGACCGGGATCGAATTGCGGAACGTCGGATTCTCCTACCCTGGTTCGGATTCCGCGGTCCTGAGCGACCTGAACCTGAGCGTGCCGGCCGGGTCGGCGGTCGCGCTGGTGGGGGAGAACGGCGCCGGCAAGACGACGCTGGTCAAGCTGCTCGCCCGGATGTACGACCCGACGACCGGCCAGATCCTCGTCGACGGCGTGGACGTGGCGACGATCCAGCCGGACGCGTGGCGGTCGCAGCTGTCGGCGGGGTTCCAGGACTTCGTGAAGTTCGAGTTCACCGCGCGCGAGGTCGTCGGGATCGGCGACATCGAGCGGGCCGACGACGAGGACGCCGTACGGGCGGCGGTCGTGCGCGGTGATGCCGAGTCGGTGATCGCCGGGCTGCCGCGCGGGCTGGATTCCCAACTGGGCAAGAAGTTCACGGACGGGGTCGAGCTGTCCGGCGGCCAGTGGCAGCGGCTCGCACTGGCCCGCGCGTTCATGCGCGAGCGGCCGTTGCTGTTGTTGCTCGACGAGCCGACCGCGGCCCTCGACCCGGAGGCCGAGCACCGGCTCTACGAGCAGTACGCGTCCGCCGCGAAGATCGCCGCGACCGAGACCGGCGGGATCACCGTCCTGGTGTCGCACCGGTTCTCGACCGTGCGGATGGCGGACCTGATCGTGGTCCTGCACCGCGGCCGCGTCGAAGAGGTCGGCACCCACGAAGACCTGCTCGCGGCCGGCGGCCGGTACGCCGAACTTTTCGAGCTCCAGGCCCGCGCGTACCGCTGA
- a CDS encoding ABC transporter ATP-binding protein: MGLAVLGSLLGMAVTLLTGQVVGAVPGVIDGGQGTMPIGEFSWLLGALLAVFVIDSLTPALHQVASLVMDAGLVRAIGTGITEPLLKPRRIEHLEDSEVLDVQERAKGKGGFHLAQGLGQLPWLIASRVTLVGSAVIVGVMFAWWVAAMLVAVTILLEWYGGRLIEREVDVWWGNTEEQRRANYLFNLGMRDAPKELRVFGLHNWLVQRYVREWTAGYRPVWARRKRNAWWSLLIGGVHLIANAIAILAVGRAAYNGTLPLTQVATTLPAILAIGQANNGYGVAQVRRGLSAYRAMRDLSATIDERHPEPVATTKHRIETMPAREIRFEKVSFHYPGSDLAVLRDLDLTIRAREALALVGVNGAGKSTLVKLLGGAYKPTSGRILVDGVDLAELDLAVWQRRVAAIVQDFLRFPLSVTDNVVFGAVERADDELTLAKVARESGIDEVVRRLPKGWDTVLDKTFDGGVDLSGGEWQRVALARALFAVHAGAGVLVLDEPAAALDVRAEAELVERYLELTSGVASLIISHRFSVVRNADRICVLSDGRIVEDGTHEELLVKDGEYAGMFRLQAERYVTGPEAVDA; encoded by the coding sequence ATGGGTCTGGCTGTCCTCGGTTCGCTGCTGGGGATGGCGGTCACGTTGCTGACCGGCCAGGTCGTCGGGGCGGTTCCAGGTGTGATCGACGGCGGCCAGGGCACGATGCCGATCGGCGAGTTCAGTTGGCTGCTGGGTGCTCTGCTGGCGGTCTTCGTCATCGACAGCCTGACACCGGCGCTGCATCAGGTCGCGTCACTGGTGATGGACGCCGGCCTGGTCCGCGCGATCGGCACCGGCATCACCGAGCCGCTGCTCAAACCGCGCCGGATCGAGCACCTCGAGGACTCCGAGGTGCTGGACGTGCAGGAGCGCGCGAAAGGCAAAGGCGGCTTCCATCTCGCGCAGGGGCTCGGGCAGTTGCCGTGGTTGATCGCGAGCCGGGTGACGCTGGTCGGCTCCGCGGTGATCGTCGGCGTGATGTTCGCCTGGTGGGTGGCCGCGATGCTGGTCGCGGTCACGATCCTGCTGGAGTGGTACGGCGGTCGCCTGATCGAGCGTGAGGTCGACGTCTGGTGGGGCAACACCGAGGAGCAGCGCCGGGCGAACTACCTCTTCAACCTGGGCATGCGCGACGCACCGAAGGAGCTGCGCGTGTTCGGTCTGCACAACTGGCTCGTCCAGCGGTATGTCCGCGAATGGACGGCCGGCTACCGCCCGGTCTGGGCCCGCCGCAAGCGGAACGCGTGGTGGTCGTTGCTGATCGGTGGCGTCCACCTGATCGCCAACGCCATCGCGATCCTCGCCGTCGGTCGCGCTGCCTACAACGGAACGCTTCCGCTCACGCAGGTCGCGACCACGCTGCCCGCGATCCTCGCGATCGGTCAGGCGAACAACGGGTACGGCGTGGCGCAGGTCCGCCGGGGGCTCTCGGCGTACCGCGCGATGCGGGATCTCAGCGCGACGATCGACGAGCGGCACCCGGAGCCGGTCGCGACCACGAAGCATCGGATCGAGACGATGCCGGCGCGCGAGATCCGGTTCGAGAAGGTGAGCTTCCACTACCCGGGCTCGGACCTCGCTGTACTGCGCGACCTCGATCTCACCATCCGCGCGCGGGAAGCACTCGCGCTCGTCGGCGTCAACGGTGCCGGCAAGTCCACTCTGGTGAAGTTGCTCGGTGGCGCGTACAAACCGACGAGCGGCCGGATTCTCGTCGACGGTGTCGATCTCGCGGAGCTGGATCTGGCCGTGTGGCAGCGGCGGGTGGCGGCGATCGTGCAGGACTTCCTGCGGTTCCCGTTGTCGGTGACGGACAACGTCGTGTTCGGTGCGGTCGAGCGCGCGGATGACGAGCTCACGCTGGCCAAGGTCGCGCGCGAGTCCGGGATCGACGAGGTCGTACGTCGGCTGCCGAAGGGCTGGGACACTGTGCTGGACAAGACGTTCGACGGCGGCGTCGACCTGTCCGGTGGTGAGTGGCAGCGGGTCGCACTGGCCCGGGCGTTGTTCGCGGTGCACGCGGGTGCAGGCGTTCTGGTGCTGGACGAGCCGGCCGCGGCCCTCGACGTACGGGCCGAGGCTGAGCTGGTCGAGCGGTACCTGGAGCTGACCTCTGGGGTCGCGTCGCTGATCATCTCGCACCGGTTCTCGGTGGTGCGCAACGCGGATCGGATCTGTGTGCTGTCCGACGGCCGGATCGTCGAGGACGGCACGCACGAGGAACTGCTGGTGAAGGACGGCGAGTACGCCGGGATGTTCCGGCTCCAGGCCGAGCGCTACGTGACCGGGCCGGAGGCAGTCGATGCGTAG
- a CDS encoding nuclear transport factor 2 family protein translates to MGIYHRIVARQVRNAFMQISDGNWEAMVAGMAPSFTYRFYGDHALGGERRTHEALRRWWERCFRLLPGTQFEVQDVLVNGWPWNTHVATAVTVHVNVVDGSTYENVVHQFLTIKWGKITEVRTLEDTAVLQRTLDRLAAAGYAEAHAEPIVG, encoded by the coding sequence ATGGGGATCTATCACCGGATCGTGGCGCGGCAGGTGCGGAACGCGTTCATGCAGATCAGCGACGGCAACTGGGAGGCGATGGTGGCCGGGATGGCGCCGTCGTTCACGTACCGCTTCTACGGAGACCATGCGCTCGGCGGCGAGCGGCGTACGCACGAGGCGTTGCGGCGCTGGTGGGAGCGCTGCTTCCGGCTGCTGCCGGGCACGCAGTTCGAGGTGCAGGACGTGCTGGTCAATGGTTGGCCGTGGAACACCCATGTCGCGACCGCGGTCACCGTGCACGTCAATGTCGTCGACGGCTCGACGTACGAGAACGTCGTGCACCAGTTCCTGACGATCAAGTGGGGCAAGATCACCGAGGTCAGGACGCTCGAAGACACCGCAGTCCTCCAGCGCACCCTCGACCGCCTCGCCGCCGCCGGATACGCCGAGGCCCACGCGGAGCCGATCGTCGGCTGA
- a CDS encoding winged helix-turn-helix transcriptional regulator, whose protein sequence is MRNTSFASMHCSLAQSLELIGDWWTPLVLRDLYLGLNRFDQFVTDLGISRNLLTDRLATLIDGGLVRRTPYQQNPVRYSYELTDAGQEFVPILIALTAWGDRWATPPAGQPMRFTHTSCGKVTTATVCCSECGETLAMDDVVPSPGPGGRTAPGTALIASVLSGLEPKA, encoded by the coding sequence ATGCGGAACACCAGCTTCGCCTCGATGCACTGCTCGCTCGCCCAGTCCCTGGAGCTGATCGGCGACTGGTGGACGCCCTTGGTGCTGCGTGACCTCTACCTGGGCCTGAACCGCTTCGACCAGTTCGTCACGGACCTCGGCATCTCCCGCAACCTGCTCACCGACCGGCTCGCGACGCTCATCGACGGCGGCCTGGTACGACGTACGCCGTACCAGCAGAACCCGGTGCGCTACAGCTACGAGCTGACCGACGCGGGCCAGGAATTCGTGCCGATCCTGATCGCGCTCACCGCGTGGGGTGATCGGTGGGCGACTCCCCCGGCCGGCCAGCCGATGCGGTTCACGCACACGTCGTGCGGCAAGGTCACGACGGCGACGGTGTGCTGCTCGGAGTGCGGCGAGACGCTGGCCATGGACGACGTCGTACCGTCACCCGGCCCTGGCGGCCGGACCGCTCCTGGTACGGCGTTGATCGCGAGCGTGCTGTCAGGACTCGAGCCGAAGGCGTAG
- a CDS encoding VOC family protein — translation MAIAKYPSFVLDCPDTAVLSQFYGELLGWKVEARDGWADIRPEDGSNCISFQQVKDFKAPSWPGQDVPQQLHLDVMVEDLDAAEPEVLALGATKPDHQPGTSFRVFLDPAGHPFCLCVD, via the coding sequence ATGGCTATCGCTAAGTACCCGAGTTTCGTGCTGGACTGCCCGGACACGGCCGTCCTGAGCCAGTTCTACGGTGAGTTGCTGGGCTGGAAGGTGGAGGCCCGCGACGGCTGGGCCGACATCCGCCCGGAGGACGGCAGCAACTGCATCTCGTTCCAGCAGGTGAAGGACTTCAAGGCGCCGTCCTGGCCGGGTCAGGACGTCCCGCAGCAGCTGCACCTCGACGTCATGGTGGAGGACCTCGACGCGGCCGAGCCCGAAGTACTGGCGCTTGGTGCGACCAAGCCCGACCACCAGCCCGGTACGTCGTTCCGCGTCTTCCTGGACCCTGCTGGACACCCGTTCTGCCTCTGCGTCGACTGA
- a CDS encoding ROK family transcriptional regulator: protein MTVVAGGAAAARPQLIREINEQVLLDHIRRSGPISRTELAGLTGLSKPTVSAALSSLERTGLVHVTGQRTGVPGPAARLYEVRPEAGFVLGLDVGREYLRGGIADLAGTVRSRLSVRTKAGDAMARIQELVDLTATLAAEAGIEVTQLTQTVLGSPGVYDPRLDALTLTGRLSGWDSPATLAALRERFGPSLMIENDVDAAAIAERAHGHGRDVDSFAFVSVGTGIGMGLVLDGKLRHGSHGVAGEIGYLPFTEGSGSDPRDARKRGGFDASASAAAVVRAARRAGVRGASTAEKVFAAAVRGDPLAAAVVAEEALLVAKAVCTVITVVDPDLVVLGGGIGQAPGFLEAVTKQLRQLAPVMPEVKASVLGTETVVAGCLAAGLDRAWKTLVGNSAG, encoded by the coding sequence GTGACCGTTGTTGCCGGAGGCGCTGCGGCAGCGCGCCCGCAGCTGATCCGCGAGATCAACGAGCAGGTGCTGCTCGACCACATCCGGCGGTCCGGGCCGATCTCCCGTACTGAGCTCGCCGGGCTCACCGGACTGTCGAAGCCGACCGTGTCGGCGGCGCTGAGCTCGCTGGAGCGGACCGGTCTGGTGCACGTGACGGGCCAGCGCACCGGCGTACCTGGGCCGGCGGCGAGGCTGTACGAGGTGCGGCCCGAGGCGGGGTTCGTGCTCGGGCTCGACGTCGGGCGCGAGTACCTGCGCGGTGGGATCGCGGATCTCGCGGGGACGGTGCGCTCGCGGTTGAGCGTGCGGACCAAGGCGGGTGACGCGATGGCCCGCATCCAGGAGCTCGTGGATCTGACGGCGACGCTCGCGGCCGAGGCCGGCATCGAGGTCACGCAACTCACCCAGACCGTGCTCGGCAGTCCCGGTGTCTACGATCCCCGGCTCGACGCGCTGACGCTCACCGGCCGACTGTCCGGCTGGGACTCGCCGGCGACCCTGGCTGCGCTGCGGGAGCGTTTCGGGCCGTCCCTGATGATCGAGAACGACGTGGACGCGGCGGCCATCGCGGAGCGAGCGCACGGGCATGGCCGGGACGTCGACAGCTTCGCGTTCGTCTCGGTCGGTACCGGTATCGGCATGGGCCTGGTGCTCGACGGCAAGCTGCGGCACGGTTCGCATGGTGTGGCGGGGGAGATCGGGTACCTGCCGTTCACCGAGGGCAGCGGCAGTGATCCGCGGGACGCGCGCAAGCGTGGCGGGTTCGACGCGTCCGCATCGGCGGCAGCCGTCGTACGGGCGGCACGTCGGGCCGGTGTCCGTGGGGCATCGACGGCGGAGAAGGTGTTCGCGGCCGCGGTCCGGGGTGATCCGCTCGCGGCTGCGGTCGTCGCCGAGGAGGCACTGCTCGTCGCCAAGGCGGTCTGCACGGTGATCACGGTCGTGGATCCCGATCTGGTCGTGCTGGGTGGCGGCATCGGGCAGGCGCCGGGCTTCCTCGAAGCCGTCACCAAACAGCTGCGTCAGCTCGCCCCGGTGATGCCCGAGGTGAAGGCGAGTGTGCTCGGGACCGAGACCGTGGTGGCGGGCTGCCTCGCCGCAGGACTCGATCGGGCCTGGAAGACACTCGTTGGTAACTCGGCCGGCTAA
- a CDS encoding ROK family protein — protein sequence MILTPAVLGLDFGGTKIAVAVADLSGRRLGATTLESRDGAGAAEAMTRCLTAARELLAEVAPDRELAGVGAATLGIPYDDRVELAPTFPGWGELPFGRLIRDAFPGVPVRLATDVKAAAAAELRWGALTGCDPGLYVNLGTGLAVAIVAGGTVITGAHGASGEIGYNLRSPADVYVAGDGRTILEHVVSGQALETTGTARLGRPVTAADVFTMARTHPDAAVLTDEFVRELATHLANLAIAVDPSRIVVGGGLVRSWDQLEPGLRRALDAAVPFPPELSVARFPTDAPLIGALALGVEAAGVDLGAEAFA from the coding sequence GTGATTTTGACACCGGCCGTCCTCGGACTGGACTTCGGCGGGACGAAGATCGCTGTCGCCGTCGCGGACCTGTCCGGTCGCCGCCTCGGCGCGACGACCCTCGAGAGCCGGGACGGCGCCGGTGCCGCGGAAGCGATGACCCGCTGCCTGACAGCGGCGCGCGAACTCCTCGCGGAGGTCGCACCGGATCGTGAACTGGCCGGCGTCGGCGCGGCGACGCTCGGCATCCCGTACGACGACCGGGTGGAACTGGCTCCGACCTTTCCCGGCTGGGGCGAGCTCCCCTTCGGGCGCTTGATCCGGGACGCGTTTCCCGGCGTACCGGTGCGGCTGGCGACCGACGTCAAGGCGGCCGCGGCGGCCGAGCTGCGCTGGGGTGCGCTGACCGGCTGCGACCCGGGGCTCTATGTCAATCTCGGCACCGGTCTCGCGGTCGCGATCGTTGCCGGCGGCACCGTGATCACCGGCGCACACGGTGCGTCCGGCGAGATCGGCTACAACCTGCGCTCCCCCGCCGACGTGTACGTCGCCGGCGACGGGCGCACGATCCTGGAACACGTCGTCAGCGGCCAGGCACTCGAGACCACCGGGACCGCCCGGCTCGGGCGACCGGTCACGGCCGCCGACGTCTTCACGATGGCGCGGACCCACCCGGACGCCGCCGTCCTCACCGACGAGTTCGTCCGGGAACTGGCCACGCACCTCGCCAACCTGGCCATCGCCGTCGATCCGTCCCGGATCGTCGTCGGCGGCGGGCTGGTCCGGTCCTGGGACCAGCTCGAACCCGGCCTGCGTCGCGCCCTCGACGCGGCCGTCCCGTTTCCGCCGGAGCTCTCGGTGGCACGGTTTCCCACGGACGCACCGCTGATCGGGGCGCTCGCCCTCGGTGTCGAGGCCGCAGGAGTCGACCTCGGCGCCGAAGCATTCGCATGA